A single window of Jiangella alkaliphila DNA harbors:
- a CDS encoding phosphotransferase family protein, whose translation MSVALLDETSVVAHLRGRGLVGSGPVTVSALGGGVSNVVLAVDDGRRALVVKQALPRLRVEAEWTAPTDRTLTEADALVLTAAVTPGAVPAVVDRDDERNVLVLERAPAGWRDWKADLLGGTADAAVAARLGDVLARWHTATTDPAALPPRVLDGGDAFERLRVEPFYRRVAAQVPGSLGDRILATADAMAARHTCFVHGDFSPKNVLVAPDGPDLWAIDFEVAHHGDPAFDLAFLLCHLSLKAVHRPASAAGYAECATAFAGAYARGAGPDLTPDWPHVLRHTGCLTLARVRGASPAEYLTAAERETAWRLGVDLVTGAVAGPDDLCTRLTEGR comes from the coding sequence ATGAGCGTGGCGCTGCTGGACGAGACGTCCGTCGTGGCGCACCTGCGCGGGCGCGGCCTGGTCGGCTCCGGCCCGGTGACGGTGAGCGCGCTCGGCGGCGGGGTGAGCAACGTCGTGCTGGCGGTCGACGACGGGCGGCGGGCGCTGGTGGTCAAGCAGGCGCTGCCGCGGCTGCGGGTCGAGGCCGAGTGGACGGCGCCGACCGACCGCACGCTCACCGAGGCCGACGCACTGGTGCTGACCGCCGCAGTGACGCCAGGCGCCGTCCCCGCCGTGGTCGACCGCGACGACGAGCGGAACGTCCTGGTGCTGGAGCGGGCGCCGGCCGGCTGGCGGGACTGGAAGGCCGACCTGCTCGGCGGGACGGCCGACGCGGCGGTCGCGGCCCGGCTGGGCGACGTGCTGGCCCGCTGGCACACGGCGACGACGGACCCTGCTGCGCTGCCGCCTCGGGTGCTCGACGGCGGCGACGCGTTCGAGCGGCTGCGGGTCGAACCGTTCTACCGCCGCGTCGCCGCGCAGGTGCCGGGGTCACTGGGCGACCGGATCCTGGCCACGGCCGACGCGATGGCGGCCCGGCACACCTGCTTCGTGCACGGCGACTTCTCGCCGAAGAACGTACTGGTCGCGCCGGACGGCCCGGACCTGTGGGCGATCGACTTCGAGGTGGCCCACCACGGCGACCCGGCCTTCGACCTCGCCTTCCTGCTCTGCCACCTGTCGCTGAAGGCGGTACACCGGCCGGCGTCGGCGGCCGGCTACGCGGAGTGCGCGACGGCGTTCGCCGGCGCCTACGCCCGCGGGGCCGGGCCCGATCTGACGCCGGACTGGCCGCACGTCCTGCGGCACACCGGCTGCCTGACGCTGGCCCGCGTCCGCGGCGCGTCGCCGGCGGAGTACCTCACCGCGGCCGAGCGCGAGACGGCGTGGCGGCTCGGCGTGGACCTGGTGACCGGCGCCGTCGCCGGCCCCGACGACCTGTGCACCCGGCTGACGGAGGGGCGATGA